Below is a window of Bacteroidota bacterium DNA.
CCTGCAAATTTTTCTTTTATCCATTTCAAAGTTGGTTCCATTGGACGATTGTACATCCAATATGTAAGCCCAAGAGCGAAAAAGTTTTTCGTCCGGTCCACAATTTTGGGCGATAAGTTCAAATCCTTGAGTGCATTTTGAGTTAGCTTTGAAATCTCAACGGAATAAACTTGATACCTACCTAATGAATCGTTTTGGAGTGGATTTGATTCGTAAGCGGCAAGACGTAAATTTTTTTCGTTAAAATTATCGGCGTTAGCAATAATGCTGCCCCCTTCTCGAAGTTTTTTCAGATAAACTTTTAGAGCTGCAGGATTCATAACTACTAAGCAATCCGATTGGTCGCCGGGAGTTCTGATTTCGGTAGCCCCGAAATTAATTTGGAAGCTGCTAACACCGGCAAGCGAGCCGGCGGGGGCACGGATTTCGGCGGGATAATCGGGCATTGTAGCTAAATCGTTCCCGACAAAAGCTGTTGCTGTTGTAAATTGTCCGCCCGTTAGCTGCATACCATCTCCCGAATCGCCGGCAAAGCGTATTGTTACTTCATCTATGTTTTTTGTTATTTTTGCCATTTTATTTTCCTATTCAATTTTTAGTAAAAATATAAGAAGATGCTGCTACTAATACAACTACTTTTTATTCTCGACAAATTTTCGTATCTTAAATCGCATTTAAATGAATAACTTGCCTCAGGTTTTATGCTTGAGGCATTTTTATTCTAAATTTGACACAAAGAAGCCAATTAATTTATGAATAAAACTGAAAACATACGCAACATAGCCATTATTGCCCACGTTGACCATGGCAAGACAACTCTTGTCGATCACATGCTCAGGCAAACCGGGATTTTTCGCGAGAACCAGGAAGTTGTGAAGCGGGTAATGGACTCGAACGAGCTTGAGCGTGAAAAAGGAATCACAATACTTGCAAAAAATACTGCTGTAAAATACAAACATCTCGATGCAAACGGAAATCCGAAGGTAGTGAAAATAAACATCATCGACACACCGGGGCATTCCGATTTTGCGGGTGAGGTTGAACGAACTTTGAAAATGGTGAATGGTGTGTTGCTGCTTGTTGATGCTGCTGAAGGTCCGTTACCGGGAACTAAGTTTGTTTTAAAAAAATCTCTTGAGCTTAATTTGCAACCGATTGTTGTGATTAATAAGATTGATAGAAAAGATGCACGGGCACATCAAGTGCTTGATGAAATTTTCGACCTATTTCTATCGCTCGGGGCGCACGATCACCAACTGGATTTTCCAACAATTTATTGCATCGCTAAATTGGGAATTGCTAAGAGTGAGTTAGAAGAAAAAAGCACTGACTTAGTTCCATTGTTCGAAGCGATAGTTAATAAAATTCCACCTCCGCCTTCAGATGATGTGTCGCCGTTTCAGATGTTAGTTACAACAATTGATTATAGCGATTACCTTGGTCGATTAGGAATCGGACGGGTTGACAGGGGAACAATTAAACTTGGTTCGCCTATGAAAATAATTCATCGCGATGGGGGAATTGAAGATGCGCGCGTAACAAAAATTTATACCTTCGAGGGGTTGAAACGCATCGAAGTTCAAGAAGCATCGGCAGGCGACATTATTGCCCTTGCCGGAATGGAAGATGTTGATATAGGCGAAACAATCGCCGATGCTGCCGACCCTACTCCGTTGCAGTTTGTCAGTATCGAAGAGCCAACCCTTTCGATGAACATTGTTGTGAACAATTCGCCATTTGCCGGGCTCGAAGGTAAGTTTGTTACAACTCGACACATTAACGAAAGGTTAATTCGTGAATTGAGGTCAAATGTTAGTATGCGAGTCGAGCTAACCGAACAACCCGATACATTTAAAATAAGCGGTCGAGGTGAGTTGCATCTTGCTATACTAATCGAAACTATGAGGCGCGAAGGATATGAGTTTCAAGTATCGGCTCCTGAAGTTATTTATAAACGTATTGATGATGTGCTTTGTGAACCGATGGAACATGTAATTGTGGACGTTCCTGATGAGTTCGTAGGAAAGGTAATTGAGAATCTTGGTTCGAGGCGTGGAACTATGAAAAATATGATTCAAGTACAGGGAAACACACGGCTCGAGTTCGTGGTACCAGCACGCGGGTTGCTTGGTTTCCGAACAGAATTTATGACTGAAACGAAAGGTACAGGAATTCTGCATCATAATTTTCACGGATACGAACCGCACAAAGGTAATGTAACTACACGACATAAAGGTGCGGTAGTTCAGCTCGAAGATGGACTTGCTACCGGATACGCAATGTTTAAATTACAGGAACGTATCACTTTTTTTATTGAACCGGGAACTAGAGTGTATAAAGGTATGGTTGTGGGCGAGAATTCCCGCGAAGAAGATTTGATTGTAAATATCTGTAAGATGAAGCAACTAACGAATATGCGTGCCAGTGGAGCTGATGATGCAATCCGGTTAGAACCTCCGCGGATTCATTCGCTTGAGCAAGCGATTGAATGGATAGGGAACGATGAATACATAGAGGTTACACCGAAATCACTGCGTATGCGAAAAAAATATCTCGACCACAACGAACGTTCGAGGATGGAGAAGAAAGCTATAGTAGTAGTTGAATAATAAAAAACCCCGTTTCTAACACGGGGTTTTTTATTACATATTGACGGAAAGGGAATTTGAACTTAATTATTCCCTAACTACCCAAACTTTTAATTTCGCTGTAACTTTTGTGTGAAGTTTTACAGGGACTGTATAAATACCAAGAGCTTTAATAGGTTCTTCAAGTTCAATAATGCGTTTATCTATGATTAGTCCTTGTTCCTGCAACGCATCGCTAATCGATTGTGATGTAACCGAACCGAAAAGTTTTTCATCTTCACCCACATTTGCCTTGATCGTTACCGAAATATTTTCAATTTTCGAACCAAGTTTTTGTGCGTTGAGTTCTTCCTTCTGTTCTCTGTATGCGTGTTGTTTTTTCTCTTCTTCAAGAGCTTTCATATTTCCTTTTGTAGCTGCATAGGCAATACCGTGAGGAATCAAATAGTTACGGGCAAATCCACCTTTTACATCAACTGCATCACCGATGTTACCTAAGTTTTCGAAGTTACGTCTCAATATTATTTTCATTTTTATTTTCCTTCTCTTTATCGAATTGTATCGCCAACAAATGGCAGTAGTGCCAAGTGTCGTGCTCTTTTAATTGCAACCACCAATTGTCTCTGGTGTTTTGAACAGGTTCCTGTAATCCGTTTAGGAATAATTTTACCCTGTTCGTTTAAAAACCTCTGAATCTTTTTCTCATCTTTATAGTCGATGTAAATTTCTTTAATATCACAAAATTTACAAGTCCTTTTTTTACGTAATTGATTTGTCTCTAATTTTTTAAGTTCTACTCGTCTCATTTTATTGTTCCTTTAATAGTTTTGATTCTTCATTCGTTAGAAATTTATCGAAAGAATCATCTTCAAAAATATCCAGGCATTCATTGTTTTCTGAAGTGCTTCCGTTAAGTGTTTCGGCTTCAAAATTTTTCCCGAATTTATTTAGAAATTGAATTCTTCGTGCTTTAATCTCAATGATTGGTCGTACGGTCGATTCGTCGATTTTTACATTTCGGCTTTGAAGTTCACCATCGACAAACACTGCGTTTCCTTTTTTTAGTCGGTTGATACAGCTTTCAGCAAGCTTGTTCCATGCTACAATTCCTACGAAACAAACTTCCTCTTGCCAATTACTTTCGCTGTCGCGGTAACGCCGATTGGCAGCTATCGCAAAATTAACAACCGGAGTATTGTTCGATGTTTTTCTGAATACCGGGTCTCTTGTTAAATTGCCCACTATCATCACATTGTTGAGTTCAGGTAGTTTTATATCTGCCAAGGCAAAACCCCTCCGTACTAATCATTTAATAAGTTATACATATTTATATCAACTGATTTTTTCTTCATCGTCAAAGAGTGGTTCTTTGTCGGGTAGTACAATTGTATCGAGTATGTCCTCGATGTCGGGTACAGGGATTGGAAGTTGTCGTTGAGCTTTCAATGCCCTTTTATCAAGTTGAATGGTTAAATAACGAATTATATTTTCATCGAGTTTGTAGAATTTTTCTATTTGTTGAATAGCAGTTCCAGGTGCTATAAATTCGATGAAGGCATAGTAGCCATTGTTTTTTTTCTTAATAGGATAAACGAGTCGTTTCCGACCCCATTTATTTATGGCAGTAATTTCGCCGCCGTAGCGATTAATTTGTTCCTGCACCTTTTCGATGATTCCATCAATTACCGGATCGTCTAAAGATGCATTCACGATGAATGTTGTTTCGTAATTGCGTTTTGTTTTTTCCATTTTTTGCCCTTTGGACAGTTATTGTTATTTGTTAAATCTGGCTCGTCCCATAAATTTTGGGACGAGCAGGGTTGAGTTAAATTTTATCTAAGAAGCAGTGGTGCGATAACCAGTGAAACCACCGACATCAATTTTATTAAAATATTCATTGAAGGTCCGGATGTATCTTTGAAAGGATCTCCTACAGTATCGCCAACAATAGTGGCTTTGTGAGCTTCTGAGCCTTTCTTTTCTCCCGGAATTTCACCTTTTTCGATTGCTTTCTTTGCATTGTCCCAAGCTCCACCTGCATTTGCCATCATTAATGCGAGTAAAACACCCGTTACTGTAGCACCTGCGAGCATTCCACCTAAAGCAGCAGGTCCGATTAGAAAACCGACTAACACTGGAGCTACGACTGCGGTAACACCCGGTAAAATCATTTCACGAAGAGCGGCTGAAGTTGAAATATCAACGCAGCGTGCGGTATCTGGTTTAGCATTTGGATCGCCAGCTAATAATCCTGGAATTTCACGGAACTGTCTGCGGATTTCGTCCACCATTTTTCCGGCAGCTTTTCCGACGGAAGTCATTGTTAATGCCGCTATAAAGAAGGGGAGTACACCACCTATGAAAAGTCCGATTACAACAGTTGGCTCAGTAATCATAATTTGCAACGGGTTTTCGTTGTGTGATATTAAAAAATCATACATTTTCCATTGCCCAATTAATTCTTCCCCAGCTCCTTTCATTTCTACAAGTTTAGTAACAATAGTTGCATTCACGGCTTGAGAGAAAGCAGC
It encodes the following:
- the rpsR gene encoding 30S ribosomal protein S18; its protein translation is MRRVELKKLETNQLRKKRTCKFCDIKEIYIDYKDEKKIQRFLNEQGKIIPKRITGTCSKHQRQLVVAIKRARHLALLPFVGDTIR
- the rplI gene encoding 50S ribosomal protein L9; this encodes MKIILRRNFENLGNIGDAVDVKGGFARNYLIPHGIAYAATKGNMKALEEEKKQHAYREQKEELNAQKLGSKIENISVTIKANVGEDEKLFGSVTSQSISDALQEQGLIIDKRIIELEEPIKALGIYTVPVKLHTKVTAKLKVWVVRE
- the rpsF gene encoding 30S ribosomal protein S6, producing MEKTKRNYETTFIVNASLDDPVIDGIIEKVQEQINRYGGEITAINKWGRKRLVYPIKKKNNGYYAFIEFIAPGTAIQQIEKFYKLDENIIRYLTIQLDKRALKAQRQLPIPVPDIEDILDTIVLPDKEPLFDDEEKIS
- a CDS encoding single-stranded DNA-binding protein, which gives rise to MADIKLPELNNVMIVGNLTRDPVFRKTSNNTPVVNFAIAANRRYRDSESNWQEEVCFVGIVAWNKLAESCINRLKKGNAVFVDGELQSRNVKIDESTVRPIIEIKARRIQFLNKFGKNFEAETLNGSTSENNECLDIFEDDSFDKFLTNEESKLLKEQ
- the typA gene encoding translational GTPase TypA, whose translation is MNKTENIRNIAIIAHVDHGKTTLVDHMLRQTGIFRENQEVVKRVMDSNELEREKGITILAKNTAVKYKHLDANGNPKVVKINIIDTPGHSDFAGEVERTLKMVNGVLLLVDAAEGPLPGTKFVLKKSLELNLQPIVVINKIDRKDARAHQVLDEIFDLFLSLGAHDHQLDFPTIYCIAKLGIAKSELEEKSTDLVPLFEAIVNKIPPPPSDDVSPFQMLVTTIDYSDYLGRLGIGRVDRGTIKLGSPMKIIHRDGGIEDARVTKIYTFEGLKRIEVQEASAGDIIALAGMEDVDIGETIADAADPTPLQFVSIEEPTLSMNIVVNNSPFAGLEGKFVTTRHINERLIRELRSNVSMRVELTEQPDTFKISGRGELHLAILIETMRREGYEFQVSAPEVIYKRIDDVLCEPMEHVIVDVPDEFVGKVIENLGSRRGTMKNMIQVQGNTRLEFVVPARGLLGFRTEFMTETKGTGILHHNFHGYEPHKGNVTTRHKGAVVQLEDGLATGYAMFKLQERITFFIEPGTRVYKGMVVGENSREEDLIVNICKMKQLTNMRASGADDAIRLEPPRIHSLEQAIEWIGNDEYIEVTPKSLRMRKKYLDHNERSRMEKKAIVVVE